A part of Polyangiaceae bacterium genomic DNA contains:
- a CDS encoding TonB family protein yields MDPKKWTNDDGDSGRFGRLSAGLAMGVLCMSGLLAFLTVAGGNVTEIIQKEEDIVDVQLAKTPEPEPEPEVEEEVDPEPAPRAAGPVMPKLVVPKEIPKEAPKETDAPVGDTPGGGDPYANAGGGGRGKGTGKAAPKPTAEPTAEKPKPPPPKPEKKKVFRANEVAVQPVPQNRPYPSYPSSARSAGIEGVVVVRYVITESGSTAAVKAVRGPAELTGVCEAAVKSWTFSPAKNELGQAVPVVKFARFPFKIKI; encoded by the coding sequence ATGGACCCCAAGAAGTGGACGAACGACGACGGCGACAGCGGCCGTTTTGGACGGCTCTCTGCAGGCCTCGCCATGGGCGTCCTCTGCATGTCGGGGCTTCTCGCCTTCCTGACGGTTGCAGGTGGCAATGTCACCGAGATCATCCAGAAGGAAGAAGACATCGTCGACGTTCAGCTGGCAAAGACTCCTGAGCCTGAGCCCGAGCCTGAAGTCGAAGAAGAGGTGGATCCCGAGCCGGCGCCACGCGCTGCCGGACCGGTGATGCCGAAGCTCGTCGTTCCGAAGGAGATCCCCAAGGAAGCGCCCAAGGAGACCGACGCACCCGTGGGTGACACGCCTGGTGGCGGCGACCCCTACGCGAACGCCGGTGGTGGCGGGCGCGGCAAGGGCACCGGCAAAGCGGCGCCAAAGCCGACGGCTGAACCCACCGCAGAGAAGCCCAAGCCTCCGCCGCCGAAGCCTGAGAAGAAGAAGGTGTTCCGCGCCAACGAGGTCGCGGTACAGCCAGTTCCTCAGAACCGCCCCTACCCGAGCTACCCCTCTTCTGCGCGCTCCGCGGGCATCGAAGGCGTGGTCGTCGTGCGCTACGTCATCACCGAGTCGGGCAGCACTGCCGCAGTCAAGGCAGTGCGCGGCCCGGCTGAACTCACCGGCGTGTGCGAGGCCGCCGTGAAGAGCTGGACCTTCAGCCCCGCGAAGAACGAGTTGGGACAAGCCGTCCCGGTCGTCAAGTTCGCGCGCTTCCCCTTCAAGATCAAAATCTAG
- the phoU gene encoding phosphate signaling complex protein PhoU encodes MSRLHTDREYEKELSALRERVLLMGSRVEEMVHDAMQAFATRDARLARTTSSIDAHIDRLEVDIDERCLRLLARRQPVAGDLRFITTALKLVTDLERIGDLAANICERTIELSDHPPLEVETDLPEMAQVTSSMLRDCLDAFVTKDVPKAQRVMERDSQVDAAYAQTFPALSVHMASDPENAQRLLSVARYLERIADHTTNIAEMVVFMVAGTDVRHNQQVATGTA; translated from the coding sequence ATGTCCCGTCTGCATACTGACCGCGAATACGAGAAGGAGCTGAGCGCGCTGCGCGAGCGCGTCCTGCTCATGGGTTCGCGAGTCGAGGAGATGGTGCACGACGCGATGCAGGCGTTCGCCACACGAGACGCCCGCTTGGCTCGCACGACATCCAGCATCGACGCCCACATCGATCGCCTCGAAGTGGACATTGATGAGCGCTGTCTGAGGCTGCTTGCCCGGCGCCAGCCGGTGGCGGGCGATCTTCGCTTCATCACGACCGCGCTCAAGTTGGTGACTGATCTGGAGCGCATCGGGGATCTGGCTGCGAACATCTGTGAGCGCACCATCGAGCTCTCGGACCATCCACCCCTCGAGGTCGAGACCGACCTGCCGGAGATGGCTCAGGTGACCTCAAGCATGTTGAGGGATTGCCTGGACGCATTCGTGACGAAGGACGTCCCGAAAGCTCAGCGCGTGATGGAGCGAGATTCTCAGGTGGATGCGGCCTATGCGCAGACGTTTCCCGCGTTGAGTGTCCACATGGCGAGCGACCCCGAAAACGCGCAGCGCTTGCTCTCTGTGGCGCGCTATCTCGAACGGATCGCCGACCACACGACGAACATCGCAGAGATGGTGGTGTTCATGGTGGCGGGAACTGACGTGCGTCACAACCAGCAGGTCGCGACGGGCACTGCCTGA
- a CDS encoding response regulator, with translation MTRILVIDDEEDIHTVLQYNLEQLGYDVTSALNGKEGLKLCREMVPELVVLDLMLPDLAGTEICRLLRSSPVTAHIPVIMCTARTEEIDRVVGFELGADDYVTKPFSVRELALRIRAVLRRKSGPPPANGTLEFGDLRIDRDAHRVWVGETEVELTALEFKLLVTLCERRERVQSRSVLLDNVWGMRGDSSTRTVDAHVKRLREKLAHARNHIETVRGVGYRFTGRG, from the coding sequence ATGACTCGCATTCTCGTCATTGACGACGAAGAGGACATCCACACCGTCCTGCAATACAACCTCGAGCAGCTTGGGTACGACGTGACCTCGGCACTCAACGGCAAAGAGGGGCTCAAGCTTTGTCGGGAAATGGTGCCGGAACTCGTCGTGTTGGACCTCATGCTCCCCGATCTCGCAGGGACGGAGATTTGTCGTCTACTGCGATCCAGTCCCGTGACCGCGCACATTCCCGTGATCATGTGTACAGCGCGCACCGAGGAAATCGATCGCGTGGTCGGCTTCGAGCTCGGCGCGGACGACTATGTTACGAAGCCGTTCAGCGTGCGCGAGTTGGCCTTGCGAATCCGCGCGGTACTACGCCGCAAGTCAGGTCCGCCTCCCGCAAACGGTACCCTCGAGTTTGGCGACCTGCGCATCGATCGCGATGCCCACCGCGTGTGGGTTGGTGAGACCGAGGTCGAGCTGACCGCTTTGGAGTTCAAGCTGCTGGTGACGCTCTGCGAGCGTCGGGAGCGGGTGCAAAGTCGCTCGGTCCTGCTCGACAACGTGTGGGGTATGCGTGGCGATTCCTCTACCCGCACCGTCGACGCACACGTGAAGCGTCTACGGGAGAAGCTGGCGCACGCGCGAAACCACATCGAGACGGTGCGCGGCGTTGGCTACCGCTTCACTGGCCGCGGCTGA
- a CDS encoding biopolymer transporter ExbD, producing the protein MAFTAPSGSSKHGNPPNVNITPLVDVALVVLIIFMVVAPMLTKTFWLNLPKKDKEDTPPPANQPEPPLVLTLNAQGVVKLNQTVVTKGELPTRLPRMMASRKSKVLYFDAHDGASYAEAVEVMDLARRGGARSIAMLTDKVAE; encoded by the coding sequence ATGGCATTCACCGCACCCTCTGGATCTTCCAAGCACGGCAACCCGCCTAACGTGAACATCACCCCGTTGGTCGACGTGGCGCTGGTGGTGTTGATCATTTTCATGGTCGTGGCCCCGATGTTGACCAAGACCTTCTGGCTAAACCTGCCGAAGAAGGACAAGGAAGACACGCCGCCACCTGCCAACCAGCCCGAGCCGCCGTTGGTGCTCACCCTCAATGCTCAAGGCGTGGTGAAGCTGAATCAGACCGTTGTCACCAAGGGCGAGCTGCCGACTCGGCTGCCACGCATGATGGCGTCGCGAAAGAGCAAGGTGCTCTACTTCGACGCCCACGACGGCGCGAGCTACGCCGAGGCCGTGGAGGTGATGGACCTCGCACGCCGCGGAGGCGCACGCTCAATCGCGATGCTCACGGACAAGGTCGCGGAGTAG
- a CDS encoding PAS-domain containing protein, with product MKLGLRAKLTLVALLLIGVAITAAFLFMRREVHSVLVDHMTRDLVTRAQLIADQVSEVQLPDDDVKDWDALADRLGKASKARVTLIAADGRVLGDSEVPTGDLAALENHSERPEVVEALSSGRGISERHSATIGQSQLYVAVPVQRMAPGGPKVARLSIELEEVEGALQTLEKGLLLASILGLAIAVLLASFAAKSLANTATHLTEVAERMADGDLTARARIRKEDELGPLGAGLDLLATNLSSTLDELTSERDKMSSILESMREGVMLIDTSGHIQHVNPALREMLLLNNDVVGKTLLETVRQSELHELLEAAKKSRKPGSGEIEVRGLKPRILLVQVQPVPEQGWLLVFLDVTQMRRLEGMRRDFVANVSHELRTPVASIHSAAETLMGGAKDDPKFAGRFIDIIDRNAIRLRDLVEDLLSLSSIESGSFRLRREPLAVRPFVQQVLGMFDGRIKNRRLRIDQDFPEDLPCINADGRAMEHILSNLVDNAIKYTTDGDAVRIAAKRVGDVVEIGVSDTGPGIQEEHLARLFERFYRVDKGRSRDLGGTGLGLSIVKHLVEAHGGNVGVESTLGVGTRFWVTLPVAREEMTSHPSASSMPVAVAERLQ from the coding sequence TTGAAGCTAGGCCTGCGAGCGAAGCTGACGCTCGTTGCTCTGCTGTTGATTGGCGTCGCCATTACGGCGGCGTTCTTGTTCATGCGTCGTGAGGTCCACAGCGTGCTCGTGGACCACATGACCCGCGACCTGGTGACGCGCGCGCAGTTGATCGCCGATCAAGTCAGCGAGGTGCAGCTACCTGACGACGACGTCAAGGACTGGGACGCGCTGGCCGATCGCCTCGGCAAAGCCTCCAAGGCCCGCGTTACCTTGATTGCCGCCGACGGGCGGGTGCTTGGTGACTCGGAGGTGCCCACCGGCGATTTGGCGGCGCTGGAGAATCACTCGGAGCGGCCGGAGGTGGTCGAAGCATTGAGTTCAGGGCGCGGAATCTCAGAGCGCCACAGCGCCACCATTGGTCAAAGTCAGCTTTACGTTGCGGTACCTGTTCAGCGAATGGCGCCGGGTGGTCCAAAGGTGGCGAGGCTGTCGATCGAGCTGGAGGAAGTGGAAGGCGCGCTTCAGACCCTGGAAAAAGGGCTGCTCCTGGCTTCAATCCTGGGCCTCGCGATCGCCGTGCTGCTCGCAAGCTTCGCTGCCAAGAGCCTCGCCAACACTGCGACTCACCTTACAGAGGTGGCCGAGCGCATGGCAGACGGCGATCTCACGGCTCGCGCGCGTATCCGCAAGGAAGACGAACTCGGCCCCCTCGGTGCCGGGCTCGACTTGCTCGCCACGAACCTGTCTTCGACCCTGGACGAGCTCACGAGCGAGCGCGACAAGATGAGCAGCATCCTCGAGAGCATGCGCGAGGGAGTGATGCTGATCGACACGTCGGGTCACATCCAGCACGTCAACCCCGCGCTCCGCGAGATGCTGCTGCTGAACAACGACGTCGTGGGTAAGACGCTGCTGGAGACCGTGCGCCAGTCCGAGCTTCACGAACTGCTCGAGGCCGCGAAGAAGTCGCGGAAGCCCGGCAGCGGTGAGATCGAGGTGCGGGGTCTGAAGCCCCGCATCCTGCTCGTGCAGGTGCAACCCGTGCCGGAACAGGGATGGCTCTTGGTGTTCTTGGACGTCACTCAGATGCGGCGACTCGAGGGCATGCGGCGCGACTTCGTGGCCAACGTCTCCCACGAGCTGCGCACCCCGGTTGCCTCGATTCACTCCGCGGCCGAGACCCTAATGGGAGGCGCCAAGGACGACCCCAAGTTTGCGGGTCGCTTCATCGACATCATCGACCGCAATGCGATCCGCCTGCGTGACTTGGTTGAGGACCTGCTGAGCTTGTCGAGCATCGAGTCTGGTTCTTTCCGCCTGCGACGGGAACCCCTGGCGGTGCGTCCGTTCGTGCAGCAGGTGCTCGGGATGTTTGACGGGCGAATCAAGAACCGTCGCTTGCGTATCGATCAGGATTTCCCTGAGGATTTACCGTGTATCAACGCGGACGGCCGCGCGATGGAGCATATCCTCAGCAATCTGGTGGACAACGCTATCAAGTACACCACGGACGGAGACGCCGTCCGTATCGCTGCCAAACGCGTTGGCGATGTGGTCGAGATCGGCGTGTCGGACACCGGACCTGGTATCCAGGAAGAGCATCTCGCGCGACTGTTCGAGCGGTTTTATCGTGTGGATAAAGGGCGCTCCAGGGACCTCGGCGGTACCGGTCTTGGCCTCTCGATCGTCAAGCACCTCGTCGAAGCTCATGGTGGCAACGTGGGGGTCGAGAGTACCCTGGGCGTGGGTACACGGTTTTGGGTGACGTTGCCCGTCGCGCGCGAAGAGATGACGAGCCACCCCTCGGCGAGTTCGATGCCAGTCGCAGTCGCCGAGCGGCTGCAGTAG
- a CDS encoding TetR/AcrR family transcriptional regulator yields MENQDLQELSVGEELRRMPIQRRARNTVEVILTAAERVLLDKGYEGLSTTQVAKVAGVGIGSLYQYFSGKRELVRSLFASQSGWFEQQLCELSKERLPRLGRLLLERRRRDRTLYRAAVDGSNCDPSFCAILQTLERCAPELTEVECFLAASAISGAVDRVALDRPQALDTAELEVALAALVRRVLPQAVSAPELVSCSTTRTASASMSSLGAAGCSPPII; encoded by the coding sequence GTGGAAAATCAAGATCTCCAGGAGCTGAGCGTGGGTGAGGAGCTACGGCGCATGCCGATTCAGCGTCGCGCCCGCAACACGGTCGAGGTCATCCTGACCGCGGCGGAACGAGTCCTACTCGACAAGGGCTACGAGGGACTGTCCACCACACAGGTCGCAAAGGTCGCAGGCGTCGGTATCGGCAGCCTGTATCAGTACTTCTCCGGGAAGCGGGAGTTGGTGCGAAGTCTGTTCGCGAGCCAGTCAGGGTGGTTCGAACAGCAGCTGTGCGAGCTCTCGAAGGAGCGCTTGCCTCGTCTGGGCCGGTTGCTGCTCGAGCGTCGCAGGCGCGATCGCACGTTGTATCGTGCCGCGGTGGATGGCTCGAACTGTGACCCGAGCTTCTGCGCGATCCTCCAGACCCTAGAGCGCTGTGCCCCCGAGCTGACGGAGGTCGAGTGCTTCCTCGCGGCAAGCGCAATTAGCGGTGCGGTCGACCGCGTCGCGCTCGACCGCCCGCAGGCGCTCGACACCGCCGAGCTAGAGGTGGCGCTCGCGGCGCTGGTGCGCCGCGTACTGCCTCAGGCCGTGAGCGCCCCGGAGCTGGTGAGTTGCTCGACCACGCGCACCGCCAGCGCGTCCATGTCGTCACTCGGCGCCGCTGGTTGCTCTCCGCCGATCATTTGA
- a CDS encoding biopolymer transporter ExbD translates to MGMSLGSSKRGKQPEPDINITPLVDVVLVLLIIFMVVAPALNNDLVRLPEIEQADPKPKDDNAVEITLSGDGTTVLEEKKVDKETLKRELKQIHSTTADRQLLLKTDVNVPYERVRTTLGLIQEIGFKGVSLKVEEKKKDG, encoded by the coding sequence ATGGGAATGAGCCTGGGCTCGTCGAAGCGCGGAAAGCAGCCTGAGCCGGACATCAACATCACGCCGCTCGTCGACGTGGTGTTGGTGCTGCTCATCATCTTCATGGTGGTGGCGCCTGCGTTGAACAACGACCTGGTCCGCCTGCCCGAGATCGAGCAAGCGGATCCAAAACCGAAAGACGACAACGCTGTCGAGATCACCCTCTCCGGAGATGGCACCACGGTACTCGAAGAGAAGAAGGTGGATAAGGAGACGCTGAAGCGTGAGCTGAAGCAGATCCACTCCACGACGGCGGACCGCCAGCTGCTGCTGAAGACCGACGTCAACGTGCCCTACGAGCGCGTGCGCACGACGCTTGGCCTGATCCAAGAGATCGGCTTCAAGGGCGTCAGCCTGAAGGTCGAAGAGAAGAAGAAGGACGGCTGA
- a CDS encoding MotA/TolQ/ExbB proton channel family protein, with protein MTLDPIEIWHHMSGLNKAIAVILLTMGVSTIGVVVERILAFSKANSESRTFVQKAAALLDEWRIEEIIALTEKHKASTLARTIGAMMQRYQRGLERAEKGLTPVEMARNEAERTKETIGAELRRGFTVLSSVASVAPFVGLLGTVIGIIMSFKAIGSGGDAGMAAVMTGISEALFETALGLMIAIPAVLFFNYLTGRVNQIELTLARSSSELLDEMENRYGNEPGLVEARKAA; from the coding sequence ATGACCCTCGACCCGATTGAAATCTGGCATCACATGAGTGGCCTGAACAAGGCCATCGCCGTCATCCTCCTCACGATGGGCGTGTCCACCATCGGCGTGGTGGTCGAGCGCATCCTGGCGTTCTCCAAGGCGAACAGCGAATCGCGCACCTTCGTACAGAAGGCGGCCGCACTGCTCGACGAGTGGCGCATCGAAGAGATCATCGCGCTGACGGAGAAGCACAAGGCGTCCACCCTGGCGCGCACCATCGGCGCGATGATGCAGCGCTATCAGCGCGGCCTCGAGCGAGCTGAGAAGGGCCTCACCCCGGTGGAGATGGCGCGCAACGAAGCAGAGCGCACCAAGGAGACCATCGGTGCGGAGCTACGCCGCGGCTTCACGGTGCTGAGCTCCGTCGCTTCCGTCGCGCCCTTCGTTGGTCTGCTCGGAACCGTCATCGGCATCATCATGAGCTTCAAGGCGATCGGCTCCGGTGGCGACGCGGGTATGGCCGCCGTCATGACCGGTATCTCCGAGGCGCTCTTCGAGACCGCGCTCGGCTTGATGATCGCCATCCCGGCAGTGCTCTTCTTCAACTACCTCACCGGCCGTGTGAACCAGATCGAACTCACCTTGGCTCGCTCTTCCAGCGAGCTACTCGACGAGATGGAGAATCGCTATGGGAATGAGCCTGGGCTCGTCGAAGCGCGGAAAGCAGCCTGA
- a CDS encoding TonB-dependent receptor, producing MRSRFRFLPVLALLAPLTLSQHAFAQPADDPGDEEGETIVPTDEGDEPPPEDKKPEDKKPEDKKPEDKPAGGGDDSGYDLEEYSDEEMGETDLSEKPEAGKGALTGTVRDTKYEEPLVEAEVEVVGTDKKVFTDVNGQFRLDLKPGTYTIRIAYDAHYTQRLDGIIITGGKIAKLDIKLRPDEKAVETFVVETKADTSGLAGLSLTRQRSAAMGDSVGRGEISKTPDKDAAQAAQRVVGATIVDGRFVYVRGLGDRYANAQLNGAPLPSPEPDRQAVPLDLFPSLVLESLTIAKTFTPDKPGDFAGGSVRIKTRDLPEEFLFKATLGVGFNTQATFQDRLSYRGSNTDWLGFDGGTRQLPDVPDYKLSRTTRKPDGEFLTQDELTANGRKINSFMSAQEKFTLPSHSASVVIGKTWKLGQEQKLGLVGSLNYSRSWEVVEDRIRRKFDFNDTEQRLDLLADLREQSGKEKVRWGAFGTLTYQLSRNHKITLTGLRSQSSDDTARVLQGFYETRQAVLTSTRLQFISRVLNFGQLQGEHTFEDANRGLLEWNLSLAKAFREEPDTRDTVYKGQPDGSVVYIDGSESGSHFYADQSETSIGAGIDYTQPLSEDQESAKVKFGGLISTRDREFDSRRFAFRRRPGSPDDDFVCESWRLDCPDKLFTQDNIGDVIQLDETTFDNDAYTAGLDVYAVYVMSDTALTDWLRVIVGERIEVTRQNISSFDPFSPDDRAVSTDLKSTDMLPSLGLVFDTSKKTKLRFSATRTLARPQLRELAPFTFSNYFGGYSEAGNPNLTLTKITNLDARFEFYPTLEEIVAASVFYKYFKDPIEQTVQSAGDDGLYTYQNSESAKMVGFEVEGRKSLGFVSKSLSDFSAVANATIGISTVTLSDANDFSTSRERPLSNQPPFTINAAIDYSSKENGVKARLLYNVVGKQIVAVGFEGLPDVYQQPRHQLDFVVAKDFGEHLELKFSAANLLNSPFTRTQGKSDDGDNVIDEYTKGMDFSIGAGYTY from the coding sequence ATGAGGTCCCGCTTTCGCTTCCTCCCAGTCCTTGCCTTACTCGCGCCGCTAACGCTGAGTCAGCACGCCTTCGCTCAACCGGCAGACGATCCGGGGGACGAAGAAGGCGAGACGATCGTCCCGACGGATGAAGGCGACGAACCGCCTCCCGAGGACAAGAAGCCTGAAGACAAGAAGCCCGAGGACAAGAAGCCCGAGGACAAGCCCGCCGGAGGTGGTGACGACTCGGGCTATGACCTCGAGGAGTACAGCGACGAGGAGATGGGCGAGACCGATCTCTCGGAAAAGCCAGAGGCAGGAAAGGGCGCACTCACGGGCACCGTCCGCGACACCAAATACGAGGAGCCACTAGTCGAAGCCGAGGTGGAAGTCGTCGGCACGGACAAGAAGGTGTTCACTGACGTCAACGGGCAGTTCCGTCTGGATCTAAAGCCAGGCACGTACACCATCCGTATCGCCTACGACGCGCACTACACCCAGCGCCTGGACGGCATCATCATCACCGGCGGCAAGATCGCGAAGCTGGACATCAAGCTGCGTCCCGACGAGAAGGCAGTGGAGACGTTCGTCGTGGAGACCAAGGCGGATACGTCAGGCCTCGCCGGCTTGTCGCTCACGCGTCAGCGCTCAGCCGCGATGGGCGACAGCGTGGGTCGCGGTGAAATCTCGAAAACTCCAGACAAGGACGCAGCCCAAGCCGCCCAGCGCGTCGTCGGCGCGACCATCGTCGATGGGCGATTCGTGTACGTGCGCGGCCTCGGCGACCGCTACGCCAACGCCCAGCTCAACGGAGCGCCCCTTCCGAGCCCAGAGCCTGACCGTCAAGCGGTGCCCCTCGACTTGTTCCCGAGCCTGGTGCTCGAGAGCCTGACCATCGCGAAAACCTTCACGCCGGACAAGCCGGGCGACTTCGCCGGCGGTTCCGTGCGGATTAAAACTCGCGATCTGCCCGAGGAATTCCTGTTCAAGGCGACCCTCGGTGTGGGCTTCAACACCCAGGCCACCTTCCAGGACCGCTTGAGCTACCGAGGCAGCAACACGGACTGGCTCGGCTTCGACGGTGGCACGCGCCAGCTCCCGGATGTCCCCGACTACAAGCTCTCGCGCACCACGCGCAAACCCGACGGTGAGTTCCTCACCCAGGACGAGCTCACAGCGAACGGGCGCAAGATCAACTCCTTCATGAGCGCCCAGGAGAAGTTCACGCTACCAAGCCACAGCGCGTCCGTCGTGATCGGAAAGACCTGGAAGCTCGGGCAGGAGCAGAAGCTCGGTCTGGTCGGCTCCCTCAACTACTCGCGCTCCTGGGAGGTGGTCGAAGATCGAATCCGCCGCAAGTTCGACTTCAACGACACCGAACAGCGGCTCGATCTGCTCGCTGACCTGCGGGAGCAGAGTGGCAAAGAGAAGGTCCGCTGGGGCGCCTTCGGCACCCTGACCTATCAGCTGAGCCGCAACCACAAGATCACTCTGACCGGCCTTCGCAGTCAGAGCTCCGACGACACCGCGCGCGTGCTTCAAGGCTTCTACGAGACGCGTCAGGCGGTCTTGACCAGCACCCGCCTGCAGTTCATCAGCCGCGTCTTGAACTTCGGACAGCTCCAGGGTGAGCACACCTTCGAGGACGCGAACCGAGGCTTGCTCGAGTGGAACCTGTCCCTTGCGAAGGCTTTCCGCGAGGAACCGGATACCCGCGACACCGTCTACAAGGGTCAACCCGACGGCTCCGTGGTGTACATCGACGGCTCCGAGAGCGGCTCGCACTTCTACGCCGATCAGTCCGAGACCTCGATCGGCGCCGGCATCGACTACACCCAGCCACTGAGCGAAGATCAAGAATCCGCCAAGGTGAAGTTTGGCGGCCTCATCAGCACCCGCGATCGCGAGTTCGACTCTCGGCGCTTTGCTTTCCGGCGGCGCCCCGGGTCACCGGACGATGACTTCGTGTGCGAGAGCTGGCGCCTCGATTGCCCAGACAAGCTCTTCACTCAGGACAACATCGGCGACGTCATCCAGCTAGACGAGACCACCTTCGATAACGACGCCTACACCGCGGGCCTCGACGTCTACGCCGTGTACGTGATGAGCGACACGGCCCTGACTGACTGGCTTCGCGTCATCGTCGGCGAGCGCATCGAAGTCACCCGCCAAAACATCAGCTCCTTCGACCCGTTCTCACCCGACGACCGCGCCGTCTCGACGGACCTGAAGTCCACCGACATGTTGCCATCGTTGGGCTTGGTGTTCGACACCTCGAAGAAGACCAAGCTGCGCTTCTCCGCGACGCGCACTCTTGCGCGCCCCCAGCTGCGTGAGCTCGCGCCGTTCACCTTCAGCAACTACTTCGGCGGCTACTCCGAGGCCGGTAACCCGAACCTGACGCTGACCAAGATCACGAACCTCGACGCACGCTTCGAGTTTTACCCAACTCTCGAAGAGATCGTCGCCGCCAGCGTGTTCTACAAGTACTTCAAGGATCCCATCGAGCAGACCGTGCAGTCCGCTGGTGACGACGGCCTCTACACCTACCAGAACTCCGAGAGCGCGAAGATGGTTGGCTTCGAGGTCGAAGGCCGCAAGAGCCTCGGCTTCGTCTCGAAGTCACTCAGCGACTTCAGCGCCGTGGCCAACGCGACAATCGGCATTTCGACCGTCACACTCTCGGACGCCAACGACTTCAGCACGTCGCGGGAACGCCCGTTGTCGAATCAGCCGCCGTTCACCATCAACGCTGCGATCGACTACTCGAGCAAAGAAAACGGCGTCAAAGCCCGCCTGCTCTACAACGTCGTCGGTAAGCAAATCGTCGCGGTTGGCTTCGAGGGTCTGCCCGACGTCTATCAGCAGCCGCGTCATCAGCTGGACTTCGTCGTCGCCAAGGACTTCGGGGAGCACCTCGAACTCAAGTTCTCTGCCGCAAACCTCCTGAACTCGCCCTTCACGCGCACTCAAGGCAAGAGCGACGACGGCGACAACGTGATCGACGAGTACACCAAGGGCATGGACTTCTCGATCGGCGCCGGCTACACCTATTGA
- a CDS encoding response regulator, producing MARIVVVEDETDLQEVLRYNLEQVGHEVLQALRGTEALNLVREKRPNLVLLDLMLPDMPGTEVCKQIKDNSSTRGVPVIMLTAKGEEIDRVVGFELGADDYVIKPFSVRELLLRINAVLRRAESGGDIKEDVVEFGCLKFARDAHRVWVEDALVDLTALEFRLLTTLYDRKNRVQSRGTLLEDVWGMDSSITTRTVDTHVKRLREKLANARDYIETVRGVGYRFVGTPEEAAMH from the coding sequence ATGGCCAGAATTGTCGTCGTCGAAGACGAAACCGATCTCCAAGAAGTCCTGCGTTACAACTTGGAGCAAGTAGGGCACGAGGTGCTCCAGGCGCTGCGTGGTACCGAAGCGCTGAACCTCGTGCGGGAGAAGCGCCCCAACCTGGTCTTGCTCGACCTGATGTTGCCCGACATGCCGGGCACCGAGGTGTGCAAGCAGATCAAGGACAACTCGTCCACCCGCGGCGTGCCGGTGATCATGCTGACCGCCAAGGGGGAGGAGATCGATCGCGTGGTCGGCTTCGAGCTCGGCGCCGATGACTACGTCATCAAGCCCTTCAGCGTGCGGGAGCTGCTGCTGCGTATCAACGCGGTGCTGCGCCGCGCCGAATCCGGAGGCGACATCAAAGAGGACGTCGTCGAGTTCGGTTGCTTGAAGTTCGCTCGCGACGCGCATCGGGTCTGGGTGGAGGACGCTCTCGTGGATCTCACGGCCCTCGAGTTCCGCTTGCTGACCACGCTGTACGATCGGAAGAACCGAGTTCAGTCTCGAGGCACCCTGCTCGAAGACGTCTGGGGCATGGATTCCAGCATCACCACGCGCACCGTGGATACCCACGTGAAGCGCCTCCGCGAGAAGCTCGCCAACGCACGGGACTACATCGAGACCGTGCGTGGTGTGGGCTATCGATTCGTGGGCACGCCGGAAGAGGCGGCGATGCATTGA